One Candidatus Atelocyanobacterium thalassa isolate ALOHA genomic window, CAGTTATGTATAAAAGAAGGAGCTATCCTGGCAGAACATGGTGAATTTACATTAAGAGCTTTTCTTAACGGCAGAATAGATTTAACTCAAGCTGAAAGTATTTCGGAAATAGTAGGAGCAAAATCACCGTTAGCTTCTCAAATAGCAATGGCAGGAATACAAGGAAAATTATCTAACCCTATTAAAAATTTGCGCCTTGACTGTTTGGAATTACTTTCTGAAATTGAATCAAGGATAGACTTTGAAGAAGATTTACCACCACTAAGTCAAGTCGTGATTTTGCAAAAAATCCAAGACTTCTTACATAGAGTCAAAAAACTATTATCTACTTCTAAAACTGGAGAGCTTTTGCGGAGTGGGCTAAAAATTGCTATCTTAGGCCGTCCTAACGTAGGTAAATCTAGTCTTTTAAATTCTTGGAGTCGAAGTAATAAAGCCATTGTAACTGACCTGCCAGGTACAACTAGAGACATTGTAGAATCAAATCTAATAATTAAAAATATACCTATAAAAGTATTAGATACAGCTGGAATTAGACATACAGATAACCAGATAGAAAAAATTGGTGTTCAGCGTACACATCTTGCTGCGAATCAAGCTGATTTAATATTATTAACGATTGATGCTCAAATAGGTTGGACTGAAGAAGAAACAGAAATTTATAAAAAAATCAAGCATCTTCCAATAATATTAATAGTTAATAAGATTGATCTTAACGTTCCTGATTTATCTATAATTCCATCTGAAATTCAAGAAGTTATTAAAATTTCCGCTATACAAAATTTAGGAATTGACTC contains:
- the mnmE gene encoding tRNA uridine-5-carboxymethylaminomethyl(34) synthesis GTPase MnmE, which gives rise to MIRSGRTIAAIATAVVPEEGSVGIVRLSGDKAYAIAKKIFIAPGKQQWESHKVLYGYIHSSKDSRIIDEALLILMLAPRSYTREDIVEFHCHGGIIVVQQVLQLCIKEGAILAEHGEFTLRAFLNGRIDLTQAESISEIVGAKSPLASQIAMAGIQGKLSNPIKNLRLDCLELLSEIESRIDFEEDLPPLSQVVILQKIQDFLHRVKKLLSTSKTGELLRSGLKIAILGRPNVGKSSLLNSWSRSNKAIVTDLPGTTRDIVESNLIIKNIPIKVLDTAGIRHTDNQIEKIGVQRTHLAANQADLILLTIDAQIGWTEEETEIYKKIKHLPIILIVNKIDLNVPDLSIIPSEIQEVIKISAIQNLGIDSIEEAILNFIYKKNLIAKNVDFTINQRQLEILIRVKIAFEDIIKTINNELPLDFITIDLRSAIKILGEITGDEVTESLLSKIFSTFCIGK